From Aminivibrio sp., one genomic window encodes:
- a CDS encoding DUF3795 domain-containing protein, whose amino-acid sequence MKDGMSSEESDKKLAAVCGLYCEACSLFIATTEDPARLTALAKLFQLPEEEMRCYGCRSEKRGPYCRTCEMSPCAAERGIDFCGDCAEYPCDTLKAFQAERPHRAELWEDLERIREVGYREWMAEKRKHYSCPRCGTLNSAYDLKCRKCGEEPGCAFTAMHGGKK is encoded by the coding sequence ATGAAGGACGGGATGAGTTCCGAAGAATCGGACAAGAAACTTGCGGCCGTCTGCGGACTCTATTGCGAGGCGTGCTCTCTTTTCATCGCCACGACGGAAGATCCTGCACGGCTGACGGCGCTGGCAAAGCTTTTTCAGCTCCCGGAGGAGGAGATGCGCTGCTACGGATGCCGTTCGGAGAAGAGGGGACCGTACTGCAGGACATGCGAAATGTCCCCGTGCGCCGCTGAACGGGGGATAGACTTTTGCGGCGATTGCGCGGAATATCCCTGCGACACCCTGAAAGCCTTCCAGGCGGAACGGCCTCACCGGGCCGAACTCTGGGAGGACCTTGAGAGAATCCGTGAGGTGGGATACAGGGAGTGGATGGCTGAAAAAAGGAAACACTATTCCTGTCCCCGGTGCGGTACCCTCAACTCCGCCTATGATCTGAAGTGCCGGAAGTGCGGAGAGGAACCGGGCTGCGCCTTTACCGCCATGCACGGGGGGAAAAAATAG